One segment of Agrococcus sp. ProA11 DNA contains the following:
- a CDS encoding anti-sigma factor, protein MEHLSNDELAALALVGDPESKHLDACAACRDEIASLRRAAERYRAADVPALTPPAGIWDRIAAEITDDGALASSPATATLAPAPAPAPRASAHVARRRRRRFSTGALLAACAASAAVAASVAVLLIGQLGGIPRSTDVANAVLDPLESTVSVAPARAEVIERDGQRLLVVDVESLPQVDGYLDVWLLDTQAQQMVSLGVMDAESTQLSLPPGLDLATYPIVDVSIEPFDGDPTHSGNSIWRGALEL, encoded by the coding sequence ATGGAGCACCTGTCGAATGATGAGCTCGCCGCGCTCGCCCTAGTGGGAGACCCGGAGAGCAAGCACCTGGATGCCTGCGCGGCATGCCGCGACGAGATCGCCTCGCTGCGCCGTGCCGCCGAGCGCTACCGCGCGGCGGACGTGCCTGCGCTCACGCCGCCGGCCGGCATCTGGGATCGCATCGCCGCGGAGATCACCGATGACGGCGCGCTGGCGAGCTCGCCGGCCACCGCGACGCTCGCGCCCGCGCCCGCGCCCGCGCCGCGAGCGTCCGCGCATGTCGCGCGTCGTCGCCGTCGGCGCTTCAGCACCGGCGCACTGCTGGCGGCATGCGCCGCGTCGGCCGCGGTCGCCGCGTCGGTCGCGGTGCTGCTCATCGGCCAGCTGGGAGGAATCCCGCGGTCGACGGATGTCGCCAATGCCGTGCTCGATCCTCTCGAGTCCACGGTCTCCGTGGCCCCGGCGCGCGCCGAGGTGATCGAGCGCGACGGGCAGCGGCTGCTGGTGGTCGATGTCGAGTCGCTGCCGCAGGTGGACGGCTACCTCGACGTGTGGCTCCTCGACACGCAGGCGCAGCAGATGGTGAGCCTGGGCGTCATGGATGCCGAGTCCACGCAGCTCTCGCTGCCGCCCGGGCTCGATCTCGCGACCTACCCGATCGTCGACGTCTCGATCGAGCCGTTCGACGGCGACCCCACGCATTCGGGCAACAGCATCTGGCGGGGTGCGCTCGAGCTCTGA
- a CDS encoding PhoH family protein — protein sequence MPDLATTTASAADEAEGLATRQRTYVLDTSVLLSDPGAIHRFAEHQVVIPVTVIAELEKKRHDPEIGYFARKALRNLDDLRTVHERLDFPVPTEHGGSLRVELNHTNQQVLPSGLQLGDNDSRILAVASNLSHDGLDVCVVSKDMPMRVKAASIGLAAEEYLAEQAVDSGWTGITELALSGEQINALYEDERLETSLVKDLPRNTGLVISSERGSALGRVTRAGEISLVRGDREVFGVHGRSAEQRLAIDLLLDDEVGIVSLGGSAGTGKSALALAAGLEAVLERRLHKKVIVFRPLYAVGGQELGYLPGDKDEKMNPWGQAIYDTLGALVGDNVLDEVADRGLLEVLPLTHIRGRSLHDAFVIVDEAQSLERNVLLTVLSRIGQNSRVVLTHDIAQRDNLRVGRHDGVASVIETLKGEDLFGHVTLMRSERSRIAALVTSLLEG from the coding sequence GTGCCTGACCTCGCCACCACCACCGCATCCGCAGCCGACGAGGCCGAGGGCCTCGCGACCCGCCAGCGCACCTACGTGCTCGACACGAGCGTGCTGCTGTCGGATCCGGGTGCGATCCACCGCTTCGCCGAGCACCAGGTGGTCATCCCCGTGACCGTCATCGCCGAGCTCGAGAAGAAGCGGCACGACCCCGAGATCGGGTACTTCGCACGGAAGGCGCTCCGCAACCTCGACGACCTGCGCACGGTGCACGAGCGGCTCGACTTCCCGGTGCCGACCGAGCACGGCGGCTCCCTGCGCGTCGAGCTGAACCACACCAACCAGCAGGTGCTGCCCAGCGGGCTGCAGCTGGGCGACAACGACTCGCGCATCCTCGCGGTCGCCTCCAACCTGTCGCACGACGGCCTCGACGTGTGCGTCGTGTCGAAGGACATGCCGATGCGGGTGAAGGCGGCGTCGATCGGGCTGGCGGCGGAGGAGTACCTCGCCGAGCAGGCGGTCGATTCCGGCTGGACCGGCATCACCGAGCTCGCGCTCTCGGGCGAGCAGATCAACGCGCTCTACGAGGATGAACGGCTCGAGACGTCGCTGGTCAAGGATCTGCCGCGCAACACCGGGCTGGTCATCTCCTCCGAGCGCGGCTCCGCGCTCGGGCGCGTGACGCGAGCCGGCGAGATCTCGCTGGTGCGCGGCGACCGCGAGGTCTTCGGGGTGCACGGCCGATCGGCCGAGCAGCGGCTTGCGATCGACCTGCTGCTCGACGACGAGGTCGGCATCGTGTCGCTCGGCGGCTCGGCCGGCACCGGCAAGTCGGCACTCGCGCTCGCGGCGGGCCTGGAGGCCGTGCTCGAGCGGCGCCTGCACAAGAAGGTGATCGTCTTCCGCCCCCTCTACGCCGTCGGCGGCCAGGAGCTCGGCTACCTGCCCGGCGACAAGGACGAGAAGATGAACCCCTGGGGGCAGGCGATCTACGACACGCTCGGCGCGCTGGTCGGAGACAACGTGCTCGACGAGGTCGCCGATCGCGGCTTGCTGGAGGTGCTGCCGCTCACGCACATCCGTGGACGCTCGCTGCACGACGCCTTCGTGATCGTCGATGAGGCGCAGTCGCTCGAGCGCAACGTGCTGCTCACGGTGCTCAGCCGCATCGGGCAGAACTCGCGCGTGGTGCTCACGCACGACATCGCGCAGCGCGACAACCTGCGGGTCGGCCGCCACGACGGGGTCGCGAGCGTGATCGAGACGCTGAAGGGCGAGGACCTCTTCGGGCACGTGACGCTGATGCGCTCAGAGCGGTCCCGCATCGCGGCCCTCGTGACGAGCCTGCTGGAGGGCTGA
- a CDS encoding crosslink repair DNA glycosylase YcaQ family protein, producing the protein MGHARHALRRDAAGSRRAARGRDAQDAAAGMADVHRPRHRGGRGVALGGGAHRAPLGGPSLAAFDARLLGCGRCRDRRRRGYHLLALHAYDGIVRFGPFEGEEQLLLGGAAPPVADPEAALAEGLGRFVAARGPTAVDDAAWWSGLPKTLVRAALARAQGLEPVLVGGEPMLVASDAAAGRRSGVRLVPGFDEWILGYRDRSHTASPAMLHAMVPGGNGVFKPVVLVDGRAVGTWRWPARQGRQPGEPLLQLVEDVPEATAASIHRAVAAWPDH; encoded by the coding sequence GTGGGCCATGCGCGGCACGCTCTTCGTCGCGACGCCGCAGGATCTCGCCGCGCTGCACGCGGCCGTGACGCCCAGGATGCGGCGGCAGGAATGGCGGATGTGCACCGACCGCGGCATCGAGGAGGACGTGGCGTTGCGCTCGGCGGAGGCGCTCATCGAGCACCTCTCGGCGGGCCCTCGCTCGCGGCGTTCGATGCTCGCCTGCTGGGATGCGGCCGGTGTCGAGACCGGCGGCGGCGCGGCTACCACCTGCTCGCACTGCATGCCTACGACGGGATCGTGCGCTTCGGCCCGTTCGAGGGGGAGGAGCAGCTGCTGCTCGGCGGCGCGGCGCCGCCGGTGGCCGATCCCGAGGCCGCCCTCGCCGAGGGGCTCGGCCGCTTCGTCGCCGCTCGTGGCCCGACCGCTGTCGATGATGCCGCCTGGTGGAGCGGGTTGCCGAAGACGCTCGTCCGAGCCGCGCTGGCCCGAGCGCAGGGCCTGGAGCCCGTGCTCGTCGGCGGCGAGCCGATGCTCGTCGCCTCCGATGCGGCCGCGGGCCGTCGCAGCGGCGTGCGGCTGGTGCCTGGCTTCGACGAGTGGATCCTCGGCTACCGCGATCGCTCGCACACGGCCAGCCCGGCGATGCTGCACGCGATGGTGCCCGGTGGCAACGGTGTCTTCAAGCCGGTCGTGCTCGTCGACGGTCGCGCGGTCGGCACGTGGCGGTGGCCGGCTCGGCAGGGCCGGCAGCCGGGCGAGCCGCTGCTGCAGCTCGTCGAGGACGTGCCCGAGGCGACGGCCGCGAGCATCCACCGCGCGGTGGCGGCCTGGCCGGATCACTGA
- a CDS encoding sigma-70 family RNA polymerase sigma factor: protein MVTEDLEAARLSAAFAADPSPEVLRLVYERWGGMVYAIALRAMAPHDAEDVVQQTFVSVWRSRDSYDPAAGPLGAWIVTIARRRIADHWRARSQHELATEPEALAAALEQGAGDPVLDSVEDALTVQEQLERIGEPQRTIVRLAVIEDRSTAWIAETLAMPVGTVKSHLSRALRRLRDRWEETHGAPVE, encoded by the coding sequence GTGGTGACCGAGGATCTCGAAGCGGCGCGCTTGAGCGCGGCCTTCGCGGCCGATCCGTCGCCGGAGGTGCTGCGGCTCGTCTACGAGCGCTGGGGCGGGATGGTCTACGCGATCGCGCTGCGGGCGATGGCGCCGCACGATGCGGAGGACGTGGTGCAGCAGACCTTCGTCTCCGTCTGGCGGTCGCGCGATTCCTACGACCCTGCGGCGGGACCGCTGGGCGCGTGGATCGTGACCATCGCGCGGCGCCGCATCGCCGATCATTGGCGTGCCCGCTCGCAGCACGAGCTCGCGACGGAGCCCGAGGCGCTCGCGGCGGCGCTGGAGCAGGGGGCGGGCGATCCCGTGCTCGACTCCGTCGAGGATGCGCTGACCGTGCAGGAGCAGCTGGAGCGCATCGGAGAGCCGCAGCGCACGATCGTGCGCCTGGCCGTGATCGAGGACCGGTCGACCGCCTGGATCGCCGAGACGCTCGCGATGCCGGTCGGCACCGTGAAGAGCCACCTGTCGCGCGCACTGCGCCGGCTCCGAGACCGTTGGGAGGAGACGCATGGAGCACCTGTCGAATGA
- a CDS encoding prolyl oligopeptidase family serine peptidase, translated as MRYPEVSRHETVEMIHGEAVADPYRWLEDGDSAETRAFIEAQNAFAEPVLAQLPARAVFREQVTALLEAPTRGCPWLRGGRAFAWQSDGENQPLLVVADSIEALDDAGDGPRVLLDPNALSSDGTVAVTMASVSPDGKLLAWGAADGGSDWRTIRIRDVATGEDLADEIPWTKWNAAVWLDSRAFSYWSYEAPTGDALTDEMGGGRLMRHVVGTDVADDVVLWTDPDQPRMFARHWPRHDRWFVLSTDTGASSGNDLAAGRAGDDALTQLVDGHEHEWNGVGIRQGRLYAVTDDGAARYRLAAFELETGKESTVVAEHPEDVLLDASLTASGLVLEYSHDASHRMQLATFDGELGDAVPLGDGVSITGSDASRDSNTVLASTSSFVDRGTRHSIEVDGARLVSHRTLPTPGPDAPAATTTRIRTVSTDGQTVAAFLVRPEGDDGSAPRPTLIWGYGGFNIPMNPGFRAVLAAWVAAGGALVVPNLRGGGEFGSEWHKGGTKDRKQQVFDDLFAIAEHLVATGVTTSEQLALHGRSNGGLLAGAALTQRPELWAAVLPGVGVLDMLRFHRFTIGWAWASDYGDPDDAEAHAYLRAYSPLHRVREGVAYPPTLITTGDHDDRVVPAHSFKFAAELQRAQAASGSDAPVLLSVDTRAGHGMGKPKDAAALEFADQLAFAAHHTGLVVDAVPAATPAAERADVGTDTSTARVQA; from the coding sequence ATGCGCTATCCCGAGGTGAGCAGGCACGAGACCGTCGAGATGATCCACGGGGAGGCGGTCGCCGATCCGTATCGCTGGCTCGAGGATGGCGACTCGGCCGAGACGCGCGCGTTCATCGAGGCGCAGAACGCCTTCGCCGAGCCGGTGCTTGCGCAGCTGCCCGCCCGCGCCGTCTTCCGCGAGCAGGTCACCGCGCTGCTCGAAGCCCCGACGCGCGGCTGTCCCTGGCTGCGCGGCGGCCGCGCCTTCGCCTGGCAGAGCGACGGCGAGAACCAGCCGCTGCTCGTGGTCGCCGACTCGATCGAGGCGCTCGACGACGCAGGCGACGGCCCGCGCGTGCTGCTCGACCCGAACGCGCTCTCGAGCGACGGCACGGTCGCCGTCACCATGGCGAGCGTCTCCCCCGACGGCAAGCTGCTCGCCTGGGGCGCGGCCGACGGCGGCTCGGACTGGCGCACCATCCGCATCCGCGACGTCGCCACCGGCGAGGATCTCGCCGACGAGATCCCGTGGACGAAGTGGAACGCCGCGGTCTGGCTCGACAGCCGCGCCTTCAGTTACTGGTCCTACGAGGCGCCGACCGGCGACGCGCTCACCGATGAGATGGGCGGTGGGCGTCTGATGCGTCACGTCGTCGGCACCGATGTCGCTGACGACGTCGTGCTGTGGACCGACCCCGACCAGCCGCGCATGTTCGCCCGCCACTGGCCGCGCCACGACCGCTGGTTCGTGCTCTCGACCGACACCGGCGCGTCGAGCGGCAACGACCTCGCCGCCGGACGCGCCGGCGACGATGCACTGACCCAGCTCGTCGACGGCCACGAGCACGAGTGGAACGGGGTCGGCATCCGCCAGGGCCGGCTCTACGCCGTCACCGACGATGGCGCCGCGCGCTACCGGCTCGCAGCCTTCGAACTCGAGACCGGCAAGGAGTCGACGGTCGTCGCCGAGCATCCGGAGGACGTGCTGCTCGACGCCTCGCTCACCGCGAGCGGCCTGGTGCTGGAGTACTCGCACGACGCGAGCCACCGCATGCAGCTGGCGACCTTCGACGGCGAGCTCGGTGACGCCGTGCCGCTCGGCGACGGCGTCTCGATCACCGGCTCGGACGCGAGCCGGGACTCGAACACGGTGCTCGCGAGCACCTCGAGCTTCGTCGATCGCGGCACCCGGCACAGCATCGAGGTCGACGGCGCGAGGCTCGTCTCGCACCGCACACTCCCGACCCCGGGTCCCGATGCGCCCGCCGCGACAACCACGCGCATCCGCACCGTCTCCACCGATGGCCAGACCGTTGCCGCGTTCCTCGTTCGCCCCGAGGGCGACGACGGCAGCGCGCCGCGGCCGACGCTCATCTGGGGCTACGGCGGCTTCAACATCCCCATGAACCCGGGCTTCCGCGCCGTGCTCGCCGCCTGGGTCGCCGCCGGTGGCGCGCTCGTGGTGCCGAACCTGCGCGGTGGCGGCGAGTTCGGCTCCGAGTGGCACAAGGGCGGCACGAAGGATCGCAAGCAGCAGGTCTTCGACGACCTGTTCGCGATCGCCGAGCACCTGGTGGCGACGGGCGTGACGACGAGCGAGCAGCTCGCGCTGCACGGCCGTTCCAACGGCGGCCTGCTCGCGGGCGCGGCGCTGACGCAGCGGCCCGAGCTGTGGGCCGCGGTACTGCCGGGCGTCGGCGTGCTCGACATGCTGCGCTTCCACCGCTTCACGATCGGCTGGGCGTGGGCGAGCGACTACGGCGACCCCGATGATGCCGAGGCGCACGCCTACCTGCGCGCCTACTCGCCGCTGCACCGCGTGCGCGAGGGTGTCGCCTATCCCCCGACGCTCATCACCACGGGCGATCACGACGACCGCGTCGTGCCGGCGCACTCGTTCAAGTTCGCGGCCGAGCTGCAGCGGGCGCAGGCGGCGTCGGGATCGGATGCGCCCGTGCTGCTCTCCGTCGACACCCGCGCCGGGCACGGAATGGGCAAGCCGAAAGACGCCGCTGCGCTCGAGTTCGCCGACCAGCTGGCGTTCGCGGCGCACCACACGGGACTGGTCGTCGACGCCGTCCCGGCCGCGACGCCGGCGGCCGAGCGCGCGGATGTCGGCACCGACACCTCCACTGCTCGAGTGCAGGCGTGA
- a CDS encoding tetratricopeptide repeat protein — MSALADWEAQVASLWERSDALPRDEAVAAMRELAGDYPGEDGRAAFELGGMYDSHGFEHEAEREYERARELGLAPEQHAQLAVQYGSTLRNTGRVDDAIAVLEAAPTHPSTGAAPRVFLALALHAAGRHDEAMRVIVEAIEPTLPRYNRSVRAYAAALTEPAA; from the coding sequence GTGAGCGCGCTCGCGGACTGGGAGGCGCAGGTCGCGAGCCTCTGGGAGCGCTCCGACGCGCTGCCTCGCGATGAGGCGGTCGCTGCGATGCGCGAGCTCGCTGGCGACTACCCCGGCGAGGATGGGCGGGCCGCGTTCGAGCTGGGCGGCATGTACGACTCGCACGGATTCGAGCACGAGGCGGAGCGCGAGTACGAGCGGGCGCGGGAGCTGGGGCTGGCGCCCGAGCAGCATGCGCAGCTCGCGGTGCAGTACGGCTCGACGCTCCGCAACACCGGCCGCGTCGATGACGCCATCGCGGTGCTGGAGGCCGCGCCGACGCATCCGTCGACCGGTGCGGCGCCACGGGTGTTCCTTGCGCTCGCACTGCACGCCGCCGGGCGCCACGATGAGGCGATGCGCGTCATCGTCGAGGCGATCGAGCCCACCCTGCCGCGCTACAACCGCTCGGTGCGCGCCTATGCGGCGGCGTTGACCGAGCCCGCTGCCTGA
- a CDS encoding class II fumarate hydratase, whose amino-acid sequence MNDVDYRIEHDTMGEVRVPKNALYAAQTQRAVENFPISGSGLEAAQIVALARIKRAAAIANRELGVLDGSIAEAIVAAADEIIGGAHHDQFPVDTYQTGSGTSSNMNMNEVLAALATKHRADADGAVHPNDHVNASQSSNDVFPTSVHIAVTGALIEQAIPALQHLAEALEEKATLWADAVKPGRTHLMDATPVTLGQEFGGYAAQIRYGIERIEAALPRVAEVPQGGTAVGTGINTPLGFPEKVIAEIAASSGLPITEARNHFEAQANRDGLVEASGALRTIAVSLTKINNDLRWMGSGPNTGLGELRIPDLQPGSSIMPGKVNPVVPEAVLMVCARVIGNDATVAWAGASGSFELNVQIPVMGTALLESIRLLSNASRVLADKTVAGLEADIERAAALAGMSPSIVTPLNRLIGYEAAAKIAKHSVAQGITVREAVIDLGYVERGELTEADMDKALDLLSMTHPGVAK is encoded by the coding sequence GTGAACGACGTCGACTACCGGATCGAGCACGACACCATGGGCGAGGTGCGCGTGCCCAAGAACGCGCTCTACGCGGCGCAGACGCAGCGCGCGGTCGAGAACTTCCCCATCTCCGGCTCCGGCCTCGAAGCCGCGCAGATCGTCGCGCTCGCACGGATCAAGCGCGCGGCCGCGATCGCCAACCGAGAGCTGGGCGTGCTCGACGGCTCGATCGCCGAAGCGATCGTCGCCGCTGCTGACGAGATCATCGGCGGCGCGCACCACGACCAGTTCCCGGTGGACACGTACCAGACCGGCTCGGGCACGTCGTCGAACATGAACATGAACGAGGTGCTCGCCGCGCTCGCTACCAAGCACCGCGCCGACGCCGACGGCGCCGTGCACCCCAACGACCACGTGAACGCGTCGCAGTCGTCGAACGACGTCTTCCCCACCTCCGTGCACATCGCCGTCACCGGTGCGCTCATCGAGCAGGCCATCCCGGCGCTCCAGCACCTGGCCGAGGCACTGGAGGAGAAGGCCACGCTGTGGGCCGACGCCGTCAAGCCCGGCCGCACCCACCTCATGGACGCCACGCCCGTCACGCTCGGCCAGGAGTTCGGCGGCTACGCGGCGCAGATCCGCTACGGCATCGAGCGCATCGAGGCCGCGCTCCCGCGCGTCGCCGAGGTGCCGCAGGGCGGCACCGCCGTCGGCACCGGCATCAACACGCCGCTCGGCTTCCCGGAGAAGGTCATCGCCGAGATCGCGGCGTCGTCGGGTCTGCCGATCACCGAGGCGCGCAACCACTTCGAGGCGCAGGCCAACCGCGACGGCCTCGTCGAGGCATCCGGCGCGCTGCGCACGATCGCGGTCTCGCTCACCAAGATCAACAACGACCTGCGGTGGATGGGCTCCGGCCCGAACACGGGGCTCGGCGAGCTGCGCATCCCCGACCTGCAGCCGGGCTCGTCGATCATGCCGGGCAAGGTCAACCCGGTGGTGCCGGAGGCCGTGCTCATGGTGTGCGCGCGCGTGATCGGCAACGACGCCACCGTCGCGTGGGCCGGCGCCTCGGGCTCGTTCGAGCTCAACGTGCAGATCCCGGTGATGGGCACGGCGCTGCTGGAGTCGATCCGTCTGCTCTCGAACGCGTCGCGCGTGCTCGCCGACAAGACCGTTGCCGGTCTCGAGGCCGACATCGAGCGCGCCGCAGCGCTCGCCGGGATGAGCCCGTCGATCGTCACGCCGCTCAACCGCCTCATCGGCTACGAGGCGGCCGCGAAGATCGCGAAGCACTCGGTCGCCCAGGGCATCACGGTGCGCGAGGCCGTCATCGACCTCGGCTACGTGGAGCGCGGCGAACTGACCGAGGCCGACATGGACAAGGCGCTCGACCTGCTCTCGATGACCCACCCGGGCGTCGCCAAGTAG
- a CDS encoding prepilin peptidase: protein MTAAVSEQAEVAGLRPPVRLRPLDTLGLPLAGAAAAVLAGEGWDVAAVAPLAAVALAAPALIRIDTAERRLPNAITVPLLLIAALACLVRLLAGDLAPLVGLGCGALLLLMAVTGGMGMGDVKLGAALALATATLGWSVPLVGLAASVVIGGVVGIVALAVGHRTLAFGPWLLAGHAIAAALAALGLA, encoded by the coding sequence ATGACGGCGGCGGTGAGCGAGCAGGCGGAGGTCGCGGGGCTCCGGCCACCGGTGCGACTGCGCCCACTCGATACGCTCGGGCTGCCGCTGGCGGGCGCGGCCGCAGCGGTGCTCGCGGGCGAGGGATGGGATGTCGCCGCCGTGGCGCCGCTCGCCGCCGTCGCACTCGCCGCGCCCGCGCTCATCCGCATCGACACGGCCGAGCGCCGCCTCCCGAACGCCATCACCGTGCCGCTGCTGCTGATCGCGGCGCTGGCGTGCCTCGTGCGCCTGCTGGCTGGCGATCTTGCGCCGCTCGTCGGACTCGGCTGCGGAGCACTGCTGCTGCTCATGGCCGTGACCGGCGGGATGGGCATGGGCGACGTGAAGCTCGGCGCTGCCCTGGCGCTCGCGACCGCGACGCTCGGATGGTCGGTGCCGCTCGTCGGCCTGGCGGCATCCGTGGTCATTGGCGGCGTCGTGGGCATCGTGGCGCTGGCTGTCGGCCACCGCACGCTGGCCTTCGGGCCCTGGCTGCTCGCCGGCCACGCGATCGCCGCCGCCCTGGCGGCCCTCGGCCTCGCCTGA
- a CDS encoding class F sortase has translation MSERRRTPRWATVALAVLGTAAVVTGLVLVTQSIAPTVQDQPAAAASAPPLPSPSQAPTTEAAAPAAVVPTGVGTRDASLVAPVLVDEPASVRVPSVGLDLGVVPVGVREDGQMDVPELVTELGWYEYGPAPGADAGSAVLAAHFDSDIGAAPMASVLRASAGDVVEVTTESGALLRFRITAIEQISKAALPLESLFARDGEHAMQLVTCGGAWDAAAGAYEDNIVVTAVPIGS, from the coding sequence GTGTCCGAGCGCCGTCGCACGCCGCGCTGGGCGACGGTCGCTCTCGCGGTGCTCGGCACCGCGGCGGTCGTGACGGGCCTCGTGCTCGTCACCCAGTCGATCGCGCCGACCGTGCAGGATCAGCCTGCCGCGGCGGCATCCGCCCCGCCATTGCCGTCGCCATCCCAGGCGCCGACCACCGAGGCGGCGGCGCCCGCCGCAGTCGTGCCTACCGGGGTCGGCACGAGGGATGCATCCCTCGTCGCGCCGGTGCTCGTCGACGAGCCCGCGTCCGTGCGGGTGCCCTCGGTCGGCCTCGACCTCGGTGTCGTGCCGGTGGGCGTGCGCGAGGACGGCCAGATGGATGTTCCGGAGCTCGTGACCGAGCTCGGCTGGTACGAGTACGGGCCGGCTCCTGGCGCCGACGCAGGCTCCGCGGTGCTGGCCGCGCACTTCGACAGCGACATCGGCGCCGCCCCCATGGCGTCGGTGCTGCGCGCCTCCGCGGGCGACGTCGTCGAGGTCACCACCGAGTCCGGTGCCCTGCTGCGCTTCCGCATCACGGCGATCGAGCAGATCTCCAAGGCCGCGCTGCCGCTCGAGTCGCTCTTCGCGCGCGACGGCGAGCATGCGATGCAGCTCGTCACCTGCGGCGGCGCGTGGGATGCGGCCGCGGGGGCCTATGAGGACAACATCGTCGTGACCGCCGTCCCCATCGGCTCGTGA
- a CDS encoding DUF4245 family protein encodes MSRKEPRIVAELGRPETPDETFARKAAASRRHRENRSFVNLIAALIVCLAVVLVMVLVVVRPDVPEREPIDVPAAAAGAQAITDEPLLAPDLPEEWAANVAEVRTGADDVITWYAGYVTPEQQFLFFRQALDANPTWLVAAIDQATPTGERTIDGITWIEHDQRQLEDPGNLEYVLTTEQGASTVVVGGTADDAELQMFAEAVSAQLTAGE; translated from the coding sequence ATGAGCCGCAAGGAGCCGCGCATCGTCGCAGAGCTCGGCCGGCCGGAGACGCCCGACGAGACCTTCGCGCGCAAGGCCGCCGCGTCGCGACGCCACCGCGAGAACCGCAGCTTCGTCAACTTGATCGCGGCGCTCATCGTCTGCCTCGCCGTCGTGCTCGTCATGGTGCTCGTGGTGGTGCGACCGGACGTGCCAGAGCGGGAGCCGATCGACGTGCCGGCGGCCGCGGCCGGAGCCCAGGCCATCACCGATGAGCCGCTGCTCGCGCCCGACCTGCCCGAGGAGTGGGCGGCGAATGTCGCCGAGGTGCGCACCGGCGCCGATGACGTGATCACCTGGTACGCAGGCTACGTCACGCCCGAGCAGCAGTTCCTCTTCTTCCGCCAGGCGCTCGACGCGAACCCCACCTGGCTCGTGGCCGCGATCGACCAGGCGACGCCCACGGGCGAGCGCACGATCGATGGGATCACCTGGATCGAGCACGACCAGCGCCAGCTGGAGGATCCGGGCAACCTCGAGTACGTGCTCACCACCGAGCAGGGCGCCTCCACGGTGGTCGTCGGCGGCACCGCCGACGACGCGGAGCTCCAGATGTTCGCCGAGGCCGTGAGCGCACAGCTCACTGCTGGCGAGTAG
- a CDS encoding DUF4397 domain-containing protein, with the protein MKRKLAIGVGAAVALTAFGAAPAMAADGDATVSVLHAVPGLTVDVYINGDEAIADFEPGTLTDEMMLAAGSYDIQVFADGDTPDSADPAIEAMGVEVPASANLTLVAHLSESGDPMLSAFANDTEPTEAGDARLTVRHLAAAPAVDVRANGDAIVEGLTNPDEASLDTAAGMVTADVVLAGTEDVAIGPADLDLAEGVNTIVVAWGSAEDGNLDLAVQTVEAHSTPSGVPSGLGGAADQRALGITLALAGVLGLGLIASRTLRPARERS; encoded by the coding sequence ATGAAGCGCAAGCTCGCGATCGGCGTCGGAGCCGCAGTCGCCCTGACGGCATTCGGTGCCGCACCCGCCATGGCCGCCGACGGCGACGCCACGGTGTCGGTGCTGCACGCAGTCCCCGGCCTCACGGTCGACGTCTACATCAATGGCGACGAAGCCATTGCCGACTTCGAGCCCGGCACGCTCACCGACGAGATGATGCTCGCGGCCGGCTCCTACGACATCCAGGTCTTCGCAGACGGTGACACGCCTGACTCGGCGGACCCGGCGATCGAGGCGATGGGGGTCGAGGTTCCCGCGTCGGCCAACCTGACGCTGGTCGCGCACCTGTCCGAGAGCGGCGACCCCATGCTCTCCGCCTTCGCGAACGACACCGAGCCGACCGAGGCCGGCGACGCTCGCCTCACCGTCCGCCACCTCGCCGCGGCTCCGGCCGTCGACGTGCGTGCCAACGGTGACGCCATCGTCGAAGGCCTGACCAACCCGGATGAGGCGTCGCTCGACACCGCTGCCGGCATGGTGACGGCGGATGTGGTGCTTGCGGGCACCGAAGACGTCGCGATCGGCCCGGCTGACCTCGACCTCGCTGAAGGCGTCAACACCATCGTGGTCGCGTGGGGCAGCGCCGAAGACGGCAACCTCGACCTCGCGGTGCAGACCGTCGAGGCGCACAGCACGCCCAGCGGCGTGCCGTCGGGCCTCGGAGGCGCTGCTGACCAGCGCGCACTCGGCATCACCCTGGCCCTGGCCGGCGTGCTCGGCCTCGGCCTGATCGCCTCGCGCACGCTCCGCCCCGCCCGGGAGCGCAGCTGA
- a CDS encoding exodeoxyribonuclease VII small subunit: protein MSTPVNDDVAELSYEQARDELVRVVTALESGGASLEESLALWERGNALADRCEQWLQGAKQRLDAARSADASRASDTAASGTPGADEA from the coding sequence GTGAGCACTCCCGTGAATGACGATGTCGCCGAGCTCTCGTACGAGCAGGCGCGAGACGAGCTCGTGCGCGTCGTGACGGCGCTCGAGTCGGGCGGTGCGTCGCTCGAGGAGTCGCTCGCGCTCTGGGAGCGCGGGAACGCGCTGGCCGATCGTTGCGAGCAGTGGCTGCAGGGCGCCAAGCAGCGGCTCGACGCCGCCCGCAGCGCCGATGCATCGCGCGCGAGCGACACCGCGGCGAGCGGCACGCCGGGGGCTGACGAGGCATGA